DNA sequence from the Rubripirellula tenax genome:
GAACGTTTGTGCGCTGTCGGTTTTCACCGGCGCGATGATGATGAATTCGGGTTTCAGGAAATTTGCGCAGTTGGCGGCAACAGTTTCGATTGTTTGGCGTCTAACACATTGCAACATTCAAATGCACCGATAACCCCATTGTCGTTCATCTCTCATCAATCCTTTTCCCAAGAGAAGCCTCCCCATGCCGAGACGGTTTCTATCGGCCCGACAAAGTGAACGGAGACGACGTCAGCTTAGGCGGCTGATGAACGTCCAGCGGTTGGAGACTCGGCAGTTGATGGCGGCGGATTCGATCGGCGTCACGCCCCAGGACACCGGGGAATTCTTACTCGGCAGCGTTGGCGTGACACCCGTCTTCTTGGAAAGCAACGGCGAGATCGATGCCGAGTCCCAGAACTGGACGGCGACCGAGATCGACGAAATGCTTGCGAAAGTCACCACGGGGGTCAATTGGTGGAGCGACACGCTGGATTCGCTCGACACGGTCCACGATCTGGAATTTGTGGTCGATGATACGTATGCACGAACCCCGTTTGAAACGCCTTACGAACCCATCGATCGCAGCACCGGTGCGCTCGACGAATACATCGGCCACTTTGTAACCGAACTCGGTTATGGCGACGCCCGATCAATCGAAGAAGCCGTCCAGAGGTTCAATCACGACCAACGACTCAAGTTGGGTACCGATTGGGCGTTCACGATTTTTGTCGCGGACTCGTCCGACGACCCCGATGGTCTTTTCGCGTCCGGCGGCAGCTTTTCGGGCGCCTTTGCGTTCGCCGGCGGTCTTTTCGTTGTCACTCCGTCGACTCGTCCGGCATCCACCATCACGCACGAAATGGGCCACATTTTTTGGGCCCGCGACGAATACCAAGGCGGCGGTTCCTACACTGACCGTCGCGGATACTACGACACCCAAAACCTGAATGCGGCCGATAATCCAAGTGAGGGATTTGTTCAAGAAATCAGCATCATGCGGGGCGGCGTCCCGCTGCAGTCGGCGTACGAGGCCCACGTCAGCCCCGCGGTCACCTTGGCGATGGTGGGTTGGCAGGACTCTGATGGCGACGGCATTTTTGATCTCGCCGATGTGCCGCACGCGATCAACGCCGTCGGTCACTTCGATGTGGAAACATCGCTGTATCAATTCACCGGAACCGCGTCCGCGGTGCCGCTGCGCAATCGAAACTCGTCGGGTGTCCAAAGCGACATCACGCTGGGCCGGATCAGCGAATTGCAATATCGATTGGACGATGGTGCTTGGACCGTCGCGGCCACGCCAGACTCGCAAGTCGCCTCGTTCGACGTTTCCGTGATGATCGACGAACCGTTTTCGACGATCGATTGGCGAGTGATCGACACCGCAACGGGCGTGACCAGCCCGCTTGTTTCAAGCACCCGCGCGGTCGCTGCGGTCGCCCCCGCCAGCATCGCTGGTGTCGTATTTTTTGACGAGAACGGCGACGGAATCAAATCGATCGACGAATCAACGCTTGCGATGACCCGGTTCGACGTCACTCGGCCGGACGGATCCCCCTTGTTCGGCGGACGGACCAGCGCGGATGATCTGGCTGACGGCGTCATTGATGACGCGGCAACCGGTTCAGTTTCGATTGCCGCCGATGGCCTGGTAAGCGACGAAGAAGCGGGCGCGTTTGTGATCGATGGTACCGATCAACGCGTGTTTCAATCGTTCGATTTGCAACGATCCCAGTGGATCCACCGCTGGTCGTCTCGCGTTGCCATGACCGCTGCGTTTGACGAAACCGTGGGCGATGTTTCGGTATCGTTTGTCGGACTCGACGAAACCAGTTACGGACGCGTCGAAGCCTTCGATAGCGACGGCAACTTGATCGGTCGACAAACTTCGGCCGCGATCGGCGAGGGACAATCCGTCGTTGTTGAAGTCACCGATCCACGCGGGTCGATCGCCAGCATTCGCGTGTTCGGTCACGCCAACACATCCGTCGCGATTTCAGCACTGGAATACGGCGTCAATCCATCAACGGGTGGCGCGCTGGTAACGACCGATGTTTCTGGGGCCTTGCGATTGGCGAATCTGCCCGATGGAACCTATTCGGTTTCGCTAGCTGCCGAACTGCCGATTCATTCCTTCGGTTCCACGCCGATCGAGGTTACCGTCTCGGGTGGCACCAGCTCTTTTGTGGTCGCCGGGGCGACGCGTGTAGACAGCCCTCGCTACAACGCGGCGAACCCCGCCGATGCGAACCAGGACGAGGAAGTCACCGCACGTGACGCCCTGGTCATCATCAACGACGTAACTCGCAACGGTTCCCGAATCTTGGACGCCACCGACACCGTCGGTTTTGATGTCGACGTCAACAACGACGGTTCGGTTTCAGCGCTCGACGCATTGGTGGTGATCAACGAATTGGCCCGACGACAGAACTCCGGTAACGGCGAGCACATCCGTACAGGTTCTGCGGACGAATTGATGCGTGCGTGGCCCGAACCCCTGCCGATCTCTGCGGATTCGCCCAAACAGGTGCCCCAAACAGCGTCCAAATACCTTTCCCAAACCGGTTCATCCGCCGCATCTTTGCCAATCGCCCAATCAGAAATGATTGCCAATGTCCGGCGAATGTTCAACTTTGACGGTTCAGAGGCCGTTGATGAAAGGGAGTACCACTGGGTAGCCGATACTACCTTCGGGGCAGATGGCCAGAACGAGTTGCAGCTTGGCGGTCGCGAAAGATTTTTAGAAATTTTCTCGAAACACGACCGCCAGACGGCTTCAAAAACCGGCGAAACCGGGACCAAGAGCACTTTGCCGCAGGAATACGGTGGATTGTTTACGACGATCGACCTCGATTTTCAGGAACCTTTGGGCGACTCAGCGCTCTAAGGAACAAGCCAAGGACCGAGGTCAATGAAGATTCCAAACTGTTTATTGATAAATGGGGAAGGCCAGGTAAGATAGGTCCGCTATTCGCTTTTTTCGGACACACTTTGTCCCTCGCTGAATTACCCTGGGCCGGATAGTTGGTCCAGCCCCTAGGTCCGACACCGCGTCGGTACTGAATTCCCCACGATTCCATTGCATCTTCCCGAGAAAACAGATGAGAAATCTGCGTCACCTGCTCAGCCGCTCCGGATTGCTTTCGAACGAGAAGCGGCAACGACGCTCCGACAAGCCGCGTCGGGGTGATGTCACCCAACGGCGCCTTGGCAACGAACTTCTGGAAAAACGGGAGTTGCTTGCAGGCGATATTCTTGCCTCCCAGCACAATTACTGGAACGGTTACGACGTCAACGACGACCAGCAGATCACGTCGCGTGACGCACTGGCCATCATCAACGAGCTAGGCCGCCAACGATCTGGCGAAGCCGAAGTCGCCGGCAACAGCGTAGACGCCGATGGGCCGCGGATGTTCTACGACGTCAACGCGGACAACCAGGTCAGCGCCACCGACGCCTTGATGGTGATCAACGCTCTGGGACGTGGCGAAGAAGTTGGCGAGTTGGTTGAGATCATGCTCAACGCTCGAACGACCAATGACGAATTGATCGCCACCGATGCTAGCGGAGCCATCAATGTTGACGTGGGTCAGTTCTTTGACCTGGAAGTCAGCTACGACGACCTGCGAACATTCAATAGCCGATTGGGCGTGTTCCAACTGTTCACCGACATCGAAACGTTTGATGCTGCTGGCAACCGAGTAACCGGCGCGATCTCGCCAGTGCTCAACGAGACTCAGCGACTCATCATCGATGAAGACATTTTGACCGTCGGCTCGGACAGCGTCACTTTCACGATTCCAGAATTGCCGGCTGGTGCTGCGAGCGGTGCGGTAACCACTTATGTTTCGCCGATCAATGATTTCGGCAATAACTCGCGTGGCGAAATCACCAACGCACTTTTGGCGTTCGGTTACACCGCCACCGAATTCACCGTCGATCCGCTTTCGTTCGACAACAGCGATTTGGGCTTCCAAGTTCACTGGGTCGGTGACAAGTTCGCCAACATAAACCTGCCTAACATTGCCGTTGACGTCAATGAAACCAACGCCGCGGACACGATCGCGACGCAGACGCAAGAGTTTGCTCCGTTCTTGGCCGACGGCACGACACCGAACAGCGCTGCGGTTCAGTTCAACATCAACGCATTCAGCCGAACATTCAACACGAACGAAGAGTATTACTCGTCGTTGAATCGTGGCCAATTCGATGGTGCGATCGGTTTCACCGACATCGGCGGTTTGGCCAGCCAAGTGCCGCTGCAGGGTGGTGGTATTCCCGACGTCACTGACGACGGCAACTTCATCGAGCCGTTCGACGCGTTCAGCGTTCGCGTGTTTGTGAACCAACCCGTATCCGGATTGCGCTTGCAATTGACGCCGGGCGAAGATCGCGAAGCCACGTTGCTGTTCGGCCGCGATGACTTTGTTCCGCAAGACTTGGTTTTGATCGAAGACGTCGATTCCAACAGCAACGGAACGGCCCAGTTGATCGTCAACGCGGGCACCGTCACGAATCAACCAGGCGTGTTCTCGATTTCGCCAGCAACCGTTTCGGTAGGCGAAGCGGGCGGCATGGCGACGCTGACTGTCACCCGAGCAAGTGGCAGCGACGGTGCCGTTTCCATCGATTTTGCGACCGCCGATGGTACGGCTTTGGCAGGCATGGATTACACCGCCACGACCGGAACATTGAACTTCCTGGCCGGCGAAACGTCCAAGGTGATCAACGTCCCGATCAACAACGATACCGCAGCCGAATCGAACGAAACATTCACGCTGACCTTGAGTAACCCCGGTGGCGGAGCAACGCTCGGAACAGCCGTTGTGTCGACCATCACGATCACCGACAACGACACCGCCCAAACGCCCGGTGTTCTATCGATCTCGCCGGCTACCGTTTCGGTTAGCGAAGGCGCCGGCACTGCGACCTTCACGGTCAATCGCGCCAGTGGCAGCGATGGAGCCGTCACGGTCATGTTCGCAACCGCCAACGGAACCGCAACGGCTGGGTCGGATTACACCGCATCCAGCGGCACGCTGAACTTTGCCGATGGCGAAGTGTCCAAGACGATCACCGTCAACATCACCGATGACACCGACGTCGAATCGGCCGAAACATTCACCGTCACGTTGAGCGCACCGACCGGCGGTGCAACGCTGGGTACCAGCACCGTCTCAACCGCGACGATCACAGACAACGACTCGGTTGCTCCGGGTGTGCTGTCGATCTCCCCAGCTACGGTCACCGTCGCCGAAGGTGCGGGCAATGCAACCTTCACGGTCACACGTGCAAGTGGCAGCGATGGCGCCGTGTCGGTTGCCTTCGCGACCGCTAACGGAACGGCGACTGCCAGTTCGGACTACA
Encoded proteins:
- a CDS encoding Calx-beta domain-containing protein; the encoded protein is MRNLRHLLSRSGLLSNEKRQRRSDKPRRGDVTQRRLGNELLEKRELLAGDILASQHNYWNGYDVNDDQQITSRDALAIINELGRQRSGEAEVAGNSVDADGPRMFYDVNADNQVSATDALMVINALGRGEEVGELVEIMLNARTTNDELIATDASGAINVDVGQFFDLEVSYDDLRTFNSRLGVFQLFTDIETFDAAGNRVTGAISPVLNETQRLIIDEDILTVGSDSVTFTIPELPAGAASGAVTTYVSPINDFGNNSRGEITNALLAFGYTATEFTVDPLSFDNSDLGFQVHWVGDKFANINLPNIAVDVNETNAADTIATQTQEFAPFLADGTTPNSAAVQFNINAFSRTFNTNEEYYSSLNRGQFDGAIGFTDIGGLASQVPLQGGGIPDVTDDGNFIEPFDAFSVRVFVNQPVSGLRLQLTPGEDREATLLFGRDDFVPQDLVLIEDVDSNSNGTAQLIVNAGTVTNQPGVFSISPATVSVGEAGGMATLTVTRASGSDGAVSIDFATADGTALAGMDYTATTGTLNFLAGETSKVINVPINNDTAAESNETFTLTLSNPGGGATLGTAVVSTITITDNDTAQTPGVLSISPATVSVSEGAGTATFTVNRASGSDGAVTVMFATANGTATAGSDYTASSGTLNFADGEVSKTITVNITDDTDVESAETFTVTLSAPTGGATLGTSTVSTATITDNDSVAPGVLSISPATVTVAEGAGNATFTVTRASGSDGAVSVAFATANGTATASSDYTATSGTLSFAAGETSKTITVPIIDDTAVESNETFTVTISGPTGGATLGTATVSTATITDNDTAATPGVLSIAPVTATVGEGAGNATFTVSRANGSDGAVTVAFATANGTATAGSDYTATSGTLSFAAGETSKTITVPIINDTAVESNETFTVTISSPTGGATLGTATSSTVTITDNDVAPIPGTLSISPATVSVGEAAASATFTVNRTGGSDGAVSVAFATANGTATAGSDYTANSGTLNFAAGETSKTITVVIIEDTNDESNETFTVTLSSPTGGATLGSVVSSTATIVDNDDPAVNVPPTANPDTATVFTGRTTNITVLANDSAGPAGEPQALTVTAASSPGGTVTINANGTLAFTPTAGVTNTTISYTIRDTEGATATGTVTVTVQTAQLSRITGAVFIDNVMNLNDVIDKGATPQRDGMMGAGETGFSGIAVRLTDSTGATVATVHTGAHGSYTFDQVAPGSYTVVYDLPETLNPIGATSATVSVGSSGSSTISVANMALYGTKGSPLENLDILASSYLRTNQTDAADSNQGREGGSVALNGSTGVQEYLVLGEGYDDISAVEFVLSDSGDSALLIIVDGNGSDESTTRIARLSAADFVISADGRGVQFFGAKDDFTFTPAQSGSISQEFSNYQAAIDRLMSEM
- a CDS encoding dockerin type I domain-containing protein codes for the protein MPRRFLSARQSERRRRQLRRLMNVQRLETRQLMAADSIGVTPQDTGEFLLGSVGVTPVFLESNGEIDAESQNWTATEIDEMLAKVTTGVNWWSDTLDSLDTVHDLEFVVDDTYARTPFETPYEPIDRSTGALDEYIGHFVTELGYGDARSIEEAVQRFNHDQRLKLGTDWAFTIFVADSSDDPDGLFASGGSFSGAFAFAGGLFVVTPSTRPASTITHEMGHIFWARDEYQGGGSYTDRRGYYDTQNLNAADNPSEGFVQEISIMRGGVPLQSAYEAHVSPAVTLAMVGWQDSDGDGIFDLADVPHAINAVGHFDVETSLYQFTGTASAVPLRNRNSSGVQSDITLGRISELQYRLDDGAWTVAATPDSQVASFDVSVMIDEPFSTIDWRVIDTATGVTSPLVSSTRAVAAVAPASIAGVVFFDENGDGIKSIDESTLAMTRFDVTRPDGSPLFGGRTSADDLADGVIDDAATGSVSIAADGLVSDEEAGAFVIDGTDQRVFQSFDLQRSQWIHRWSSRVAMTAAFDETVGDVSVSFVGLDETSYGRVEAFDSDGNLIGRQTSAAIGEGQSVVVEVTDPRGSIASIRVFGHANTSVAISALEYGVNPSTGGALVTTDVSGALRLANLPDGTYSVSLAAELPIHSFGSTPIEVTVSGGTSSFVVAGATRVDSPRYNAANPADANQDEEVTARDALVIINDVTRNGSRILDATDTVGFDVDVNNDGSVSALDALVVINELARRQNSGNGEHIRTGSADELMRAWPEPLPISADSPKQVPQTASKYLSQTGSSAASLPIAQSEMIANVRRMFNFDGSEAVDEREYHWVADTTFGADGQNELQLGGRERFLEIFSKHDRQTASKTGETGTKSTLPQEYGGLFTTIDLDFQEPLGDSAL